Proteins from a single region of bacterium:
- a CDS encoding cytochrome P450: MTAAPDILSPEYDANPYPFYEVLRNEHPVMWHEGTQAYVISRYEDVAGAFRNPQISSRNYEWQTEPVHGRTILQMEGKEHSSYRGIVNPIFRGSYLEQSIVPAITKAARQQIGEFLADGEVDLCKRFSTYYPIGVIVQLLDLPMEDVPQFYEWYTMIMDFVSNITGDEEKNRRGMAAREEMGEYLMPKIAERRASPGDDLLTAMVTKEFDGVQMTDDDIRGFCSLLLTAGGETTEKAITLTMRNLLDNPEQMAEVRADRQLIGSAFAETLRFTGPVQMIMRHTDEPVEFSGGKVEAGYTLELLLGAANRDPEAFGEPDRFNIHRTDMEFDKAFTAAADHTAFALGRHFCVGSMLARAELTVALDALLDAMDDIAYADGYEQVETGVYTRGLTSLPLTFTPNPNFVAG, from the coding sequence ATGACTGCTGCCCCAGACATCCTCTCACCCGAGTACGACGCCAACCCCTACCCGTTCTATGAGGTGCTGCGCAACGAGCATCCCGTGATGTGGCACGAGGGCACCCAGGCCTACGTGATCAGCCGCTATGAGGACGTGGCCGGGGCGTTTCGCAACCCCCAGATCTCCAGTCGGAACTACGAATGGCAGACCGAGCCGGTACACGGACGCACCATTTTGCAAATGGAGGGGAAAGAGCACTCGTCCTATCGGGGCATCGTCAACCCCATCTTCCGGGGCAGCTACCTAGAGCAGAGCATCGTGCCGGCCATCACCAAAGCAGCCCGCCAACAGATTGGCGAATTCCTGGCCGACGGCGAGGTGGATCTGTGCAAGCGGTTCAGCACCTACTATCCGATCGGGGTGATCGTGCAACTCCTCGACCTGCCGATGGAGGACGTGCCCCAGTTCTACGAGTGGTACACGATGATCATGGACTTCGTGTCCAACATCACCGGCGACGAGGAGAAGAATCGCCGGGGCATGGCCGCTCGGGAGGAGATGGGGGAGTACCTCATGCCCAAGATCGCCGAACGGCGGGCCAGCCCAGGCGACGACCTGCTCACCGCCATGGTGACCAAGGAGTTCGACGGGGTGCAGATGACCGACGACGACATCCGCGGCTTTTGCAGCCTGTTGCTGACCGCGGGCGGGGAGACCACCGAGAAGGCCATCACGCTGACCATGCGGAACCTGCTGGACAACCCCGAGCAGATGGCCGAGGTGCGGGCCGACCGCCAGCTCATCGGCAGCGCTTTTGCCGAGACGCTGCGCTTCACCGGGCCGGTGCAGATGATCATGCGCCACACCGATGAGCCGGTTGAGTTTTCCGGGGGCAAGGTGGAGGCGGGCTACACCCTGGAGTTGCTGCTGGGGGCCGCCAACCGGGACCCGGAGGCGTTCGGCGAGCCTGACCGGTTCAACATCCACCGCACTGACATGGAGTTCGACAAGGCGTTCACCGCCGCGGCCGATCACACGGCGTTCGCCCTGGGCCGCCACTTCTGTGTGGGGTCGATGCTGGCCCGGGCCGAGCTGACCGTGGCCCTGGATGCTTTGCTGGACGCCATGGACGACATCGCCTATGCCGACGGTTACGAACAAGTGGAGACTGGCGTGTACACCCGGGGGCTGACCTCGCTGCCGCTGACGTTTACGCCGAATCCGAATTTCGTTGCCGGCTAG
- a CDS encoding AMP-binding protein, producing MSSSSKSAQPRTIGAWIGHKAQANGDRLALTVEGRDKTYAGVHLDSDRLAAGLTSLELGPGDRACLMMQNSLECIDAWFAMNKAGVVEVPINQAYRGHLLEYLISQSRSSAVVCDADYLDRIAEAAPSLPGLEHVVVNRAEGTEDVGIPDFPGHVTVHELADLYLDSPAPEPDVDYRDTAVILYTSGTTGPSKGVMLCHEANLNLARHTVDLVGYDREDVLYTAFPLFHINAKYTSVMCAMEADARLIMDRRFSASRFWDRCRAEGITAFNYQGGLIMMLWKQPERPDDADNPVRNGFGAPCPIEIWEPFEERFGVHLSEVYGMTEVAITTENRRGMRKIGTAGRESALYHVQVVDPEDQPVPPGTAGEIVVRPKKPHIMIDNYFDMPDATVKAFRNLWFHTGDRGRLDEDGYLTFIDRMKDCVRRRGENISSYEVEAVINTCDAVLESAVIGVPSELGEEEVMAVVVLKPDHELSETELLDFCVPRMAHFAVPRYVRWCDDLPKTPSERVQKFKLREEGITADTWDRDDAGYVVPR from the coding sequence ATGAGCTCTTCTTCCAAATCAGCCCAGCCGCGCACCATCGGCGCCTGGATCGGCCACAAAGCCCAGGCCAACGGCGACCGCTTGGCGCTGACCGTGGAGGGGAGGGATAAGACCTACGCCGGGGTCCATCTGGATTCCGACCGCTTGGCTGCTGGTTTGACCTCCCTGGAATTGGGTCCGGGCGACCGGGCTTGCCTAATGATGCAGAACTCACTGGAGTGCATCGACGCCTGGTTCGCCATGAACAAGGCCGGGGTGGTGGAGGTGCCCATCAATCAGGCCTACCGGGGCCACCTGCTGGAGTACCTGATCAGCCAATCCCGTTCCTCGGCGGTGGTGTGCGACGCCGACTACCTCGACCGCATCGCCGAGGCGGCCCCAAGTTTGCCCGGCCTCGAGCACGTGGTGGTCAACCGAGCCGAGGGCACAGAGGACGTCGGCATTCCGGACTTCCCCGGCCACGTCACCGTCCACGAGCTGGCCGACCTCTACCTCGACTCCCCTGCTCCCGAGCCCGACGTGGACTACCGGGATACCGCGGTCATCTTGTACACGTCGGGCACCACTGGGCCGTCCAAAGGCGTAATGCTGTGCCACGAGGCCAACCTCAATTTGGCCCGACACACGGTGGACTTGGTGGGCTACGACAGGGAAGACGTGCTCTACACCGCCTTCCCGCTGTTCCACATCAACGCCAAGTACACCAGCGTGATGTGCGCCATGGAGGCCGACGCCCGCCTCATCATGGACCGGCGGTTCTCGGCCAGCCGTTTCTGGGACCGCTGCCGGGCCGAGGGCATCACCGCCTTCAATTACCAGGGCGGCCTGATCATGATGCTGTGGAAGCAGCCCGAGCGGCCCGACGACGCCGACAATCCGGTGCGCAACGGCTTCGGCGCTCCCTGCCCGATTGAGATTTGGGAACCGTTCGAGGAGCGTTTCGGGGTCCACCTCAGCGAGGTGTACGGCATGACCGAGGTGGCCATCACCACCGAGAACCGCCGGGGTATGCGCAAGATCGGCACCGCAGGTCGAGAGTCGGCCCTGTACCACGTGCAGGTGGTAGATCCCGAAGACCAACCGGTGCCCCCCGGAACTGCGGGCGAGATCGTGGTGCGGCCCAAGAAGCCCCACATAATGATCGACAACTACTTCGACATGCCCGACGCCACGGTTAAGGCGTTCCGCAATCTGTGGTTCCACACCGGCGACCGGGGCCGCCTCGACGAGGACGGCTACCTGACTTTCATTGACCGCATGAAGGATTGCGTGCGCCGCCGGGGCGAGAACATCTCCTCCTACGAAGTGGAGGCGGTTATCAACACCTGCGACGCGGTACTGGAGTCAGCGGTTATCGGCGTGCCTTCCGAGCTGGGCGAAGAAGAGGTGATGGCCGTGGTGGTGCTCAAGCCCGATCACGAGCTTTCCGAGACCGAGCTGCTGGACTTCTGCGTGCCCCGCATGGCCCACTTCGCCGTGCCCCGCTACGTGCGCTGGTGCGATGACTTGCCCAAGACCCCCTCAGAGCGGGTCCAAAAGTTCAAGCTCCGCGAAGAGGGCATCACTGCCGATACTTGGGATCGCGACGACGCGGGCTACGTGGTCCCCCGCTAG
- a CDS encoding class II aldolase/adducin family protein has protein sequence MGKLDEAIAGQSGFPRVMPGLDQPLTVPQKIACAARILDTEGYALDVAGHITVVRDDADDGSMWCTPYGLWWNEITASDILMIDADGEVLEGRWDVTPAVFIHTEMHRARPDARVVIHNHPYYGSLLSTMHKLPEITDQQACMFDGDIALFGTYTGGVDDAAGGQHMADAVGSATAVILANHGVLIAGETTEQAVYRASNFERVCRLNYGAMQVGQTPVPIPPEQRPTLKAAVNSHHMTVRYYWEGAVRRLLREAPEVLN, from the coding sequence ATGGGCAAGCTTGACGAAGCCATCGCCGGACAAAGCGGATTTCCCCGGGTGATGCCCGGACTAGACCAGCCGCTCACTGTGCCCCAGAAGATCGCCTGCGCCGCCCGCATCCTCGACACCGAGGGGTATGCGCTGGATGTGGCCGGGCACATCACCGTCGTGCGAGACGATGCCGACGACGGCTCCATGTGGTGTACCCCCTATGGGCTGTGGTGGAACGAGATCACCGCCTCCGACATCTTGATGATTGACGCCGATGGCGAAGTGCTGGAAGGCCGCTGGGATGTCACCCCGGCGGTGTTCATCCACACTGAGATGCACCGGGCTCGCCCCGACGCCCGAGTGGTGATCCACAACCACCCCTACTACGGCAGCCTCCTGTCAACCATGCACAAGCTGCCCGAGATCACCGACCAGCAGGCCTGCATGTTCGACGGCGACATCGCCCTGTTCGGCACCTATACCGGCGGTGTGGACGACGCCGCCGGCGGCCAGCACATGGCCGACGCGGTGGGCAGCGCCACCGCGGTGATCTTGGCCAACCACGGGGTGCTCATCGCCGGGGAGACCACCGAGCAGGCCGTGTACCGGGCCTCGAACTTCGAGCGGGTGTGCCGGCTCAATTACGGCGCCATGCAGGTTGGCCAAACCCCGGTGCCGATACCCCCCGAACAACGCCCCACCCTGAAGGCCGCGGTCAACAGCCATCACATGACGGTTCGGTACTACTGGGAGGGGGCGGTGCGGCGACTGCTGCGCGAGGCCCCCGAAGTGCTGAACTGA
- a CDS encoding VOC family protein, translating into MGWRTMGDAGYPARLDSNPAVSPRIQRWDHIGIAVRSIEAAVPLFRDVFGGQFVMGGDDVPLDIRTAMFKLPDTVKVELLEPLNEQSYLRRFIDKHGEGFHHVTIFVDDVEAAIVDLEATGYEVVDTDLSEPHWRETYVRPKSGHGCLFQIVDSEIDWLEPHPHCTVEDVIAGKWRWWRSQIWHVDQLPDGYSE; encoded by the coding sequence ATGGGCTGGAGAACAATGGGCGATGCCGGATATCCGGCCCGTTTGGACTCGAATCCGGCGGTGTCGCCGCGCATTCAACGGTGGGATCACATCGGGATCGCAGTGCGCTCCATCGAGGCTGCCGTGCCGCTGTTTCGGGATGTGTTCGGCGGGCAGTTCGTAATGGGGGGCGACGACGTGCCGCTCGACATCCGCACCGCCATGTTCAAGCTGCCCGACACCGTGAAGGTGGAGCTGCTGGAGCCGCTAAACGAGCAGAGCTACCTGCGCCGCTTCATCGATAAACACGGGGAGGGGTTCCACCACGTGACCATCTTCGTGGACGACGTGGAAGCTGCCATCGTGGACCTAGAGGCCACCGGCTATGAGGTGGTGGATACCGACCTGAGCGAACCCCACTGGCGGGAGACCTATGTGCGGCCCAAGTCAGGGCACGGCTGCCTGTTCCAGATCGTCGACTCTGAGATCGACTGGCTCGAGCCCCATCCGCACTGCACAGTCGAGGATGTGATCGCGGGGAAGTGGCGTTGGTGGAGGAGCCAAATCTGGCACGTCGACCAATTGCCCGACGGCTATAGCGAGTAG
- a CDS encoding class I adenylate-forming enzyme family protein, giving the protein MSTWVDVTTYGDLVVRGAALYGDQDAVVFPDTRHSFNSLEAAARRSARSLLGLGVRPQDRVGILMPNCMDFIEVMFGVALIGAVPVPINARFKGRELAYVTENADLKVLVTSDIIDQFTDYVVILHDCLPGLAEAADPANLDLDVAPELKAVVLLGSSSPAGMVDRSAFEALADDATDDEVELLRTRVAIRNEALMIYTSGTTAEPKGCPLNHESLVRTAVTACRSRFELTDTDVFWDPLPLFHMSSILPLIGCLDAGSSYVTITHFDPAEAIAQMRDEKATVCFSTFPPVTQAMINHPDWDSDEFQRIRLMNNVAPPDALRAIHALLPWARHVNAYGLTECGGVVSFSGPDDPPETWAVSSGRPFRGIEVKIKNLETRETLSEPNQPGEIWVRGYNVFEGYYKDPEKNAECFDEEGWFFTGDIGSLDPDGRISYLGRTKDMLKVGGENVAAVEIESYLQTHPAVAIAQVVPLPDEKYAEVPAAFVELKPDAEATEEELIEFCRGQIASFKIPRHVQFVAPNEWPMSATKIQKFRLAEKLQAELGL; this is encoded by the coding sequence ATGAGCACTTGGGTTGACGTGACCACGTATGGCGATCTGGTGGTGCGGGGGGCTGCGTTGTATGGGGACCAGGACGCGGTGGTGTTTCCCGATACCCGGCACAGCTTCAACTCGTTGGAGGCCGCGGCCAGGCGGTCGGCTCGGTCGCTTTTGGGGCTAGGGGTTCGACCCCAAGACCGGGTGGGGATCCTCATGCCCAACTGCATGGACTTCATCGAGGTGATGTTTGGAGTGGCGCTCATTGGCGCGGTTCCGGTTCCCATCAATGCCCGCTTCAAGGGGCGGGAATTGGCCTACGTCACCGAGAACGCCGACCTGAAGGTACTGGTCACCAGCGACATCATCGACCAGTTCACCGACTATGTGGTGATCCTCCACGACTGCCTGCCCGGTCTGGCAGAAGCTGCTGATCCGGCCAATCTCGATCTCGATGTTGCTCCCGAGCTGAAGGCAGTAGTGCTGCTGGGCAGTTCTTCCCCGGCCGGAATGGTGGACCGGTCTGCGTTCGAAGCCCTCGCCGACGATGCCACAGACGACGAGGTGGAGTTGCTCCGTACCCGGGTGGCCATCCGCAACGAGGCCCTCATGATCTACACCTCGGGCACCACCGCAGAGCCCAAGGGCTGCCCCTTGAACCACGAGTCGCTGGTGCGCACCGCGGTCACGGCATGCCGGTCCCGGTTCGAGCTGACCGACACCGACGTGTTCTGGGACCCGCTCCCCCTGTTCCACATGAGCTCGATTCTCCCTCTCATCGGCTGCCTGGACGCGGGGTCGTCCTACGTGACCATCACCCACTTCGACCCAGCCGAGGCCATCGCGCAGATGCGGGATGAGAAGGCCACCGTGTGCTTCTCCACCTTCCCTCCGGTCACCCAGGCCATGATCAACCACCCCGACTGGGACTCCGACGAGTTCCAGCGCATCCGGCTGATGAACAACGTGGCACCGCCCGATGCCCTGCGGGCCATCCACGCCCTGCTCCCCTGGGCCCGCCATGTGAATGCCTACGGACTCACCGAGTGCGGCGGCGTGGTGTCCTTCTCCGGCCCCGACGACCCGCCGGAGACCTGGGCGGTGTCGTCGGGCCGCCCGTTCCGGGGCATCGAGGTCAAGATCAAGAACCTCGAAACCCGAGAAACGCTCTCTGAGCCCAACCAACCGGGAGAGATCTGGGTGCGGGGCTACAACGTGTTCGAGGGCTACTACAAGGACCCGGAGAAGAACGCCGAGTGCTTCGACGAGGAGGGCTGGTTCTTCACCGGCGACATCGGCTCGCTCGACCCGGATGGGCGCATCAGCTATCTGGGTCGCACCAAGGACATGCTCAAGGTGGGCGGCGAGAACGTGGCCGCGGTGGAGATCGAGAGCTACCTCCAAACCCACCCGGCGGTGGCCATCGCCCAGGTGGTCCCCCTGCCCGACGAGAAGTACGCCGAGGTGCCAGCGGCATTCGTCGAGCTCAAGCCCGACGCCGAGGCCACTGAGGAGGAGCTGATCGAGTTCTGCCGAGGCCAGATCGCCAGCTTCAAGATCCCCCGCCACGTCCAGTTCGTGGCTCCCAACGAATGGCCCATGTCCGCCACCAAGATCCAGAAATTCCGCCTAGCCGAAAAGCTCCAAGCCGAACTGGGGCTGTAA
- a CDS encoding DUF4143 domain-containing protein — MVYTRLLAVPDRSFFLFGVRGVGKSTWVRMMLPEATRFDLLDEALFTDLLADPALFGNLLSGVEPGHWVVVDEVQRIPALLNEVHRQIEERGIRFALLGSSARKLKTAGTNLLAGRAARKAMYPLTPAELGGDFDLDEALRFGTIPLVWAADDRREVLESYTQLYLREEIRAEAAVRNLPGFIRFLPVAALMHAQTLNVVGLARDTGVARPTVAGYLEVLEDTLLVTRLEAFEAKLRVRERRRPKLYWVDPGLVRAAKRQLDPVTAEERGALLEGWVYGLLRAHNETQAIFDAIAYWSPTESDAEVDFLLTRGNEHLALEVKASTGYNTTMLKGLRAIDGLAGLTRRILIYNGTRDFRTEDGIHVWPVDQFHEALTTDRLWP; from the coding sequence ATGGTGTACACAAGGCTCTTGGCGGTTCCCGACAGGAGCTTCTTTCTGTTCGGCGTGCGAGGCGTGGGCAAGAGCACATGGGTGCGCATGATGTTGCCTGAAGCCACCCGCTTCGACCTGCTGGACGAGGCGCTGTTCACTGATCTGCTGGCCGATCCAGCGTTGTTCGGGAACCTCTTGTCAGGCGTTGAGCCAGGACACTGGGTGGTAGTGGACGAAGTGCAGCGCATACCCGCACTGCTCAATGAGGTTCACCGCCAGATTGAAGAACGAGGTATTCGCTTTGCATTACTGGGCTCCAGCGCCCGGAAACTCAAGACTGCGGGCACGAATCTGCTGGCTGGGCGGGCAGCTCGCAAGGCCATGTATCCGCTCACTCCGGCCGAATTGGGTGGCGATTTCGATCTAGACGAGGCCCTTCGCTTTGGAACCATCCCTCTGGTTTGGGCCGCCGATGACCGCCGTGAAGTCTTGGAGAGCTACACCCAGCTCTATCTTCGCGAGGAGATCAGAGCTGAGGCCGCGGTGCGGAATCTGCCCGGTTTCATTCGATTCCTCCCGGTGGCCGCGCTGATGCATGCCCAGACGCTCAATGTGGTTGGCTTGGCACGAGACACAGGAGTTGCCCGTCCCACCGTGGCCGGCTATCTGGAGGTGCTAGAAGACACACTGCTCGTAACCCGCTTGGAGGCGTTCGAGGCCAAACTCCGGGTGCGAGAGCGACGACGTCCCAAGCTCTATTGGGTCGACCCCGGCTTGGTGAGAGCAGCGAAGCGACAACTCGATCCGGTGACCGCCGAAGAGCGAGGCGCGTTGTTGGAGGGCTGGGTCTATGGGCTTCTAAGGGCCCACAACGAAACCCAAGCGATCTTCGATGCCATTGCCTATTGGTCGCCCACCGAGTCGGATGCTGAGGTCGACTTCCTGCTCACTCGCGGCAATGAGCATCTCGCCCTCGAAGTCAAGGCCTCGACCGGCTACAACACCACCATGCTGAAGGGCCTGCGAGCCATCGACGGCCTGGCTGGCTTGACACGCCGCATCCTTATCTACAACGGCACCCGCGACTTCCGAACCGAAGACGGGATCCACGTCTGGCCCGTCGACCAATTTCACGAAGCTCTCACCACTGACCGGCTTTGGCCCTGA
- a CDS encoding DNA cytosine methyltransferase — translation MSRTIRSIDLFAGAGGLSLGFDLANDELDSIRFESAFAVEHDPAAALTYKTNFGVTVYDGDIEGFDPITYPEAEVIVGGPPCQGFSPLGRDRDDQSRAELNALWEHYLAAVEQVEPLAFVIENVPEFQKSAEFEELLRRLASHPLLREYCYSYGVLNAVDYGVPQSRRRGIFMAVRGREVPWPPPPTHGGGPIGQEPARTVRDAIGDLPPKPTTDQPVMRDGFQDLHIRRNPRPTSLERYQAIPEGGNRFDLQRARPDLTPACWANKPTGTTDVMGRLWWDRPSFTIRTEFYKPEKGRYLHPSEDRPITHREAARLQTFPDVFIFEGTKIEIARQIGNAVPSLLGKAIALHLAKLLGQGR, via the coding sequence ATGTCCAGAACCATCCGCTCGATTGATCTGTTCGCGGGGGCAGGGGGCTTGTCGCTGGGATTCGATCTAGCCAACGACGAACTCGACAGCATCAGGTTTGAGTCCGCTTTCGCAGTTGAGCACGATCCCGCAGCAGCGCTGACCTACAAGACCAATTTCGGCGTCACCGTGTACGACGGTGATATCGAAGGGTTTGACCCGATCACTTACCCAGAAGCGGAGGTCATTGTCGGTGGCCCTCCCTGCCAGGGGTTTTCCCCGCTCGGCCGTGACCGGGATGACCAGTCTCGTGCTGAGTTGAACGCACTCTGGGAGCACTATCTCGCTGCGGTCGAGCAAGTTGAGCCGTTGGCATTCGTCATTGAGAACGTCCCGGAGTTTCAGAAGTCGGCTGAGTTCGAAGAGCTGCTGAGACGACTCGCATCTCATCCGCTGTTACGCGAGTACTGCTATAGCTACGGAGTGCTGAACGCGGTGGACTATGGAGTTCCACAAAGCCGGCGGAGGGGAATCTTTATGGCGGTGAGAGGCAGGGAGGTTCCGTGGCCGCCACCCCCCACGCATGGGGGTGGTCCAATAGGCCAGGAACCGGCGCGGACGGTGCGGGATGCCATTGGGGATCTGCCACCGAAGCCAACGACAGACCAGCCAGTCATGAGAGACGGGTTTCAGGACCTGCATATCCGCCGGAACCCACGGCCGACTTCTCTAGAGCGATACCAGGCAATCCCCGAGGGCGGCAACCGGTTCGACCTCCAGCGAGCTCGACCCGACCTAACCCCTGCCTGCTGGGCCAACAAGCCGACCGGAACGACGGACGTTATGGGCCGGTTGTGGTGGGACAGGCCCAGCTTTACCATCCGCACCGAGTTCTACAAGCCCGAGAAGGGTCGCTACCTGCACCCCAGCGAGGACCGCCCCATCACCCACCGCGAGGCTGCTCGACTCCAGACCTTCCCAGATGTCTTCATTTTCGAAGGCACCAAAATCGAGATCGCCCGCCAGATCGGCAACGCCGTCCCCTCGCTGCTGGGCAAGGCCATCGCCCTCCATCTCGCAAAGCTGCTGGGGCAGGGACGGTAG
- a CDS encoding NaeI family type II restriction endonuclease produces MNARPDPELEAVADELMGIRDFESRVATVLRDTLDQLYDGQRTGRYKWDQLHKTEKTHCGTLVEINMQREFQFADGKKLDYKIANIEVDCKYSQKLGGWMIPVEARGELCMVIWADDGKSVWTLGLVRALKEMLTKGGNRDRKASLSQDGMSSVRWLFQESELPPNVLLQIPEADVNHIMGPKSGAERIRRLFRTVQGQRIGRGVVATVAQQADYMKRIRGNGGARSQLREEGIIILGQYEAHREIARQLGITVPGKGESVSARVRVSDSSTPDSVLIEGSWWCLAREVDSAVKAPDVST; encoded by the coding sequence GTGAACGCAAGACCAGATCCTGAATTAGAAGCGGTTGCCGATGAATTGATGGGCATTCGAGACTTCGAGAGCCGAGTAGCGACCGTCCTTCGGGACACGCTTGACCAGCTCTACGATGGCCAACGCACCGGACGGTACAAGTGGGATCAGCTTCACAAGACGGAAAAGACCCATTGCGGAACCTTGGTCGAGATCAACATGCAGCGCGAGTTCCAGTTCGCAGACGGCAAGAAGCTCGACTACAAGATCGCCAACATAGAAGTGGACTGTAAGTACTCGCAGAAGCTGGGCGGTTGGATGATCCCAGTAGAGGCTCGAGGCGAGTTGTGCATGGTGATCTGGGCTGATGACGGTAAGTCGGTTTGGACGCTGGGTTTGGTCAGAGCTCTCAAGGAGATGCTCACCAAGGGGGGAAATAGGGACAGGAAAGCCAGCCTCAGCCAAGACGGGATGTCATCAGTACGCTGGCTCTTCCAGGAAAGCGAACTCCCACCAAACGTCCTGCTCCAGATTCCAGAAGCTGACGTCAACCACATCATGGGGCCCAAGTCTGGGGCCGAAAGGATCCGACGCCTGTTCCGCACCGTGCAGGGCCAGCGGATAGGACGTGGTGTCGTGGCCACCGTCGCCCAACAAGCCGACTACATGAAGCGAATCCGCGGCAACGGCGGTGCCCGCAGCCAGCTCCGGGAAGAAGGCATCATCATCCTCGGCCAGTACGAGGCCCACCGCGAGATCGCTCGCCAACTTGGAATCACAGTCCCTGGCAAAGGCGAGTCAGTCAGCGCCCGGGTAAGGGTTTCTGATTCTTCTACTCCAGACTCTGTGCTGATCGAAGGTTCTTGGTGGTGTTTAGCACGAGAAGTAGATTCAGCGGTGAAAGCTCCTGATGTGTCCACTTAG
- a CDS encoding site-specific DNA-methyltransferase, with amino-acid sequence MGKIVFGDNLPVLQSLPDASVDLIYVDPPFNTGKRQERERFKTIHDETNGDRTGFAGRRYQTIRLGKSGYDDAFDDYMEFLAPRFEEAHRVLADTGSFFLHIDYREVHYCKVLLDQIFGRDSFMNEIIWAYDYGARSKKKWSAKHDSILWYAKDPADYTFNFDEMDRIPYMAPGLVGKEKAARGKTPTDVWWHTIVSPNGKEKTGYATQKPLGVLERLVKVHSRPGDLLLDFFAGSGTLGEAAAKHGRDYLLIDNNPEAIQVMIRRLAPTNPTLIDCDALLETS; translated from the coding sequence ATGGGGAAGATCGTCTTTGGCGACAACCTGCCGGTGCTGCAGAGCTTGCCCGACGCCAGCGTCGACCTCATTTACGTTGACCCGCCTTTCAACACCGGTAAGCGGCAAGAGCGCGAGCGGTTCAAGACCATTCACGACGAAACCAACGGCGACCGAACTGGCTTCGCCGGTCGCCGCTACCAGACGATCCGCCTTGGCAAGTCGGGCTATGACGACGCCTTCGACGACTACATGGAATTTCTCGCCCCCCGATTCGAGGAAGCCCACCGGGTCCTAGCCGACACCGGCAGTTTCTTTCTCCACATCGACTACCGGGAGGTCCACTACTGCAAGGTGCTGCTCGATCAGATCTTCGGCCGGGACTCGTTCATGAACGAGATCATCTGGGCCTACGACTACGGAGCCCGCTCCAAGAAGAAGTGGTCGGCCAAGCACGACAGCATCCTGTGGTACGCCAAAGACCCTGCTGACTACACGTTCAACTTCGACGAGATGGATCGAATCCCCTACATGGCCCCCGGTCTGGTCGGCAAGGAGAAGGCCGCCCGGGGCAAGACCCCCACCGACGTTTGGTGGCACACCATCGTGAGCCCCAACGGCAAAGAGAAGACCGGCTACGCCACCCAAAAGCCCCTCGGCGTCCTCGAGCGCCTGGTGAAGGTCCACTCAAGACCAGGCGACCTCCTGCTCGACTTCTTCGCTGGCAGCGGCACCCTCGGCGAAGCCGCCGCCAAACACGGCCGCGACTACCTCCTCATCGACAACAACCCCGAAGCCATCCAAGTGATGATCCGCCGCCTCGCACCCACCAACCCCACCCTCATCGACTGCGACGCGCTCCTCGAAACGTCATAA
- a CDS encoding class I SAM-dependent methyltransferase, giving the protein MSDAKSQRPSAEHDQRVKDDWDVLAHYYDSRHRDAGNDWHRNLVLPTTLNLLGDIQGKRGIDLCCGSGVLARQLVELGAQVTGADQSKTFLELAEPYDRSTEIEWLCFPLAETADHVEPGSFDFVTCTMALMDIPASEDLFTAIAHCLKPGGVAVVVTMHPVFKNPSNLQFTVEGELASEDQREGIIISHYLTPMAQEVVGMPGQPQEQLNFHRPISHELNLAFDASLVVDGFAEVTKSALEEPPTQHTDFYIPPSLEDEIPVLLGLRFRPAPW; this is encoded by the coding sequence ATGTCTGATGCCAAGAGTCAGCGACCCAGTGCCGAGCATGACCAGCGGGTGAAGGACGACTGGGACGTACTGGCCCACTACTACGACAGCCGCCACAGGGATGCCGGCAATGACTGGCACCGGAACCTGGTGCTACCGACCACTCTTAACCTGCTGGGCGATATCCAGGGCAAACGAGGCATCGACCTCTGCTGCGGCAGCGGCGTCCTGGCTCGCCAGCTCGTCGAACTCGGGGCCCAAGTCACCGGAGCCGACCAGTCAAAGACTTTCCTAGAGCTTGCCGAGCCGTATGACCGCAGCACAGAAATCGAGTGGCTCTGCTTCCCGCTGGCTGAAACAGCCGACCATGTCGAGCCGGGCTCGTTCGACTTTGTGACATGCACGATGGCACTCATGGACATCCCGGCCAGCGAAGACCTCTTCACCGCCATCGCCCATTGCCTGAAGCCTGGCGGCGTGGCGGTGGTGGTGACCATGCATCCGGTGTTCAAGAACCCCAGCAACCTGCAATTCACAGTCGAAGGAGAACTGGCCAGCGAGGACCAACGTGAGGGAATCATCATCTCCCACTACCTCACACCGATGGCCCAAGAAGTCGTCGGGATGCCCGGTCAACCCCAAGAGCAACTCAACTTCCATCGGCCCATCTCCCACGAGCTGAACCTCGCTTTCGATGCCAGCCTAGTGGTGGACGGCTTCGCCGAGGTCACCAAAAGCGCCCTGGAAGAACCGCCCACTCAACACACCGACTTCTACATCCCGCCAAGCCTCGAAGACGAAATCCCCGTCCTGCTAGGCCTCCGCTTCAGACCAGCACCCTGGTAG